The DNA segment CCATCAGCATCGTCCGCGAGGCGTTGGTGACGTCCGTCGCATGGACGCCGCCGTCCGGGCCGCCGGTGAGGTTCCAGAGGAGCCACGTATCAACCGTGCCGAACAGCAGCCGGCCGGCCTCGGCGTCGCGGCGGGCACCGTCGACGTGGTCCAGAATCCACCGCACCTTGCTCGCCGAGAAGTAGGCGTCGACGACCAGGCCGGTTCGCTCACGAACGACGTCGCCGAGCCGTCGGTCCAGGTCGTCGCAGAAATCGGCCGTCCGCCGGTCTTGCCAGACGATGGCCGGGTGGATCGGCTCGCCGGTCGCGCGATCCCAGACGACGGTCGTCTCCCGCTGGTTAGCGATGCCGATCGCGGCAACGTCGGCGGCCGTCGCACCGGCAGCAATGAGCGCCTTGCGTCCGCAATCGAGCTGGGTCTGCCAGATTTCGCCAGTGTCGTGCTCGACCAGCCCGGCCGCGGGGAAGTGCTGCGTGATTTCCTGCTGTGCCTTGCCCGCGACCTGCCCTCCGTGATCGAACACGATCGCCCGCGAGCTGGTGGTTCCCTGATCGAGCGCGAGGACGAACTTGCCAGCCATGAGGTGAGGCTAGCTCACTCCTCTGCATCACCGCCGTTCTCCACCTTCCGTCATCCCGAGCGCAGCCGAGGGACCTCGTCTGGATTGGGCTTCAATGCTTCGGGCGAGGTCCCTCGACTCGCTGCGCTCGCTCGGGATGACGGATCGGAACGTCTCAGTCGACGCCGATGTCTTCGTTCCAGAGGGCCGGGTTCTCCTTGATGAACGTCGTCATCATCTCGATGCACTCGGCGTCGTCGAGGTCGATGAGTTCGATGCCGTGGCTGCGGAGGAAGTCGGGCGACGTGCCGCCACGGCCCTCGCCGCCGGGAAAGGTGCGGCTTTCGCCGACGACGACCTTCGGGATGCCGAACTGCACGGCCGCCCCGCTGCAGAGGAAGCACGGCATGAGCGTCGAGTAGAGGATCGTGTCCTTGTACGTCTTCTGCCGGCCGGCGTTGTTCAGGCAGTCAATCTCCGCATGAATCATCGCCCCGC comes from the Planctomycetota bacterium genome and includes:
- a CDS encoding nucleoside deaminase, whose protein sequence is MPDPFLQAAIDEAKQGLAEGGLPIGSVLVRDGQIIGRGHNRRVQGGGAMIHAEIDCLNNAGRQKTYKDTILYSTLMPCFLCSGAAVQFGIPKVVVGESRTFPGGEGRGGTSPDFLRSHGIELIDLDDAECIEMMTTFIKENPALWNEDIGVD